A part of Elusimicrobiota bacterium genomic DNA contains:
- a CDS encoding Electron transfer flavoprotein-ubiquinone oxidoreductase — MADEKFDVIVVGAGPAGTSAAITAAKLGLNVVLLERGEYPGSKNVQGAILYTKNLADIVPDFWKDPQCPLERHITHQNVLITSDDSAINVGFRSHKWVQEPHNCYSIIRVNFDKWYGQKAEAAGVQLYSGVKVSKVLQKEGKVIGIETSEGDQLLSDVVIACDGVNSLLGQSLGLLDEWRSDEVALGVKEVLALPRERIQDRFALEGNEGTTFEIFGKITKGMLGYAFLYTNKESVSFGVGCKLSHFQKSKIAPYDLLESAKNHPMIRRYLADAKPLEYSAHLIPEGGYHSLPTLYTDGFMIAGDAAQMINPTHREGSNLAMTAGSLAAQTAYEAKQKGDFSKITLSAYQQKLEASFIMPDLIDHKDVELKIEKNMDLLTVYPDLACQALYEYFNVDGRSKKEIQKSIFRRILKTRSIANIIKDVMGMVKQTDKKPTFWGLVKKLWELRKAYKLGF, encoded by the coding sequence ATGGCAGATGAAAAATTTGATGTGATAGTAGTGGGCGCCGGTCCCGCGGGTACCTCCGCGGCGATCACCGCCGCGAAACTGGGGCTCAACGTGGTTCTCCTTGAAAGAGGCGAATATCCAGGTTCAAAAAATGTCCAAGGGGCCATTCTTTACACGAAAAACCTCGCCGATATTGTTCCGGATTTTTGGAAAGATCCCCAATGCCCCCTCGAAAGACACATCACCCACCAAAATGTCCTCATAACTTCCGACGATTCCGCCATCAATGTGGGTTTCCGAAGCCACAAGTGGGTGCAAGAACCGCACAACTGTTATTCCATCATTCGGGTTAATTTCGATAAGTGGTATGGCCAGAAAGCGGAAGCAGCGGGTGTTCAGCTTTATTCCGGGGTCAAAGTATCCAAAGTTCTGCAGAAAGAGGGGAAAGTTATTGGAATTGAAACCAGTGAAGGAGACCAACTTCTTTCAGATGTGGTCATTGCCTGCGATGGGGTGAATTCCTTGCTGGGGCAATCCTTGGGGTTGTTGGACGAATGGCGATCAGATGAAGTCGCTTTGGGGGTCAAGGAAGTGTTGGCTTTGCCGCGTGAACGAATACAGGATCGCTTCGCCTTAGAGGGAAATGAAGGAACCACCTTCGAGATTTTCGGGAAAATTACCAAGGGCATGTTGGGTTACGCTTTTCTTTATACGAACAAGGAATCTGTGTCTTTTGGAGTGGGGTGTAAATTATCCCACTTTCAAAAATCCAAAATCGCGCCCTATGATTTGTTGGAATCCGCCAAAAATCATCCCATGATTCGCCGCTATTTGGCGGATGCCAAACCCTTGGAATATTCCGCCCATTTGATTCCGGAAGGCGGTTATCACTCTCTCCCCACACTCTATACAGATGGGTTCATGATCGCTGGGGACGCCGCCCAGATGATCAATCCCACGCACCGGGAGGGCTCCAACTTGGCAATGACGGCGGGATCTTTGGCTGCGCAAACCGCTTATGAAGCCAAGCAGAAGGGCGATTTTTCAAAAATCACTCTTTCGGCTTATCAACAGAAATTGGAAGCCTCGTTTATTATGCCCGACTTGATTGATCACAAAGATGTGGAACTCAAAATTGAAAAGAACATGGATTTGTTAACGGTGTATCCGGATCTGGCTTGTCAGGCCTTGTATGAATATTTCAATGTGGATGGACGGTCAAAAAAGGAAATACAAAAAAGTATTTTTCGTCGCATCCTCAAAACGCGTTCGATTGCCAATATCATCAAGGATGTCATGGGCATGGTTAAACAGACCGACAAAAAACCCACCTTCTGGGGACTTGTCAAAAAACTTTGGGAATTGCGCAAAGCCTATAAGTTGGGCTTTTAA
- the rplA gene encoding 50S ribosomal protein L1, with the protein MGKRRKEIEKNFDAAKRYSLVDAAKIVKKNATAKFDETVELHVKLGVDPKKTDQSVRGTAVLPKGLGKKKTVVVIAKGEKIRDAQAAGADHVGDSDLIEKISKGWTDFDVLVATPDMMKDLSKLGKVLGPKGLMPNPKSGTVTFEVGQAVKELKAGRVEFKMDDSANLHASVGKASFSPEDLAENTATVIQAISAAKPATAKGVYLRSATLTSTMGAGVRLVVEAGI; encoded by the coding sequence ATGGGAAAGAGACGAAAAGAAATTGAAAAAAACTTTGATGCCGCTAAACGGTATTCACTTGTTGATGCCGCGAAAATCGTTAAAAAAAATGCCACGGCAAAATTTGATGAAACTGTTGAGCTTCATGTGAAGTTGGGCGTTGACCCAAAAAAAACCGATCAAAGTGTGAGAGGAACGGCGGTTCTCCCCAAAGGACTGGGGAAAAAGAAAACTGTCGTTGTGATCGCCAAGGGTGAAAAAATAAGAGATGCCCAGGCTGCCGGCGCTGATCATGTGGGCGATTCTGATTTGATTGAAAAGATTTCGAAAGGTTGGACAGATTTTGATGTGTTGGTGGCCACGCCTGACATGATGAAAGACTTGTCAAAACTGGGAAAGGTGCTCGGCCCCAAAGGGCTCATGCCGAACCCCAAGTCTGGAACCGTCACTTTTGAGGTGGGACAAGCGGTGAAAGAACTCAAGGCGGGTCGAGTGGAATTCAAAATGGATGATTCCGCCAATTTGCACGCCTCTGTTGGGAAGGCTTCTTTCTCTCCTGAAGATTTGGCTGAAAATACCGCCACCGTTATTCAAGCGATCTCTGCAGCCAAACCTGCAACAGCCAAGGGTGTTTACCTTCGATCTGCCACTCTGACGTCCACGATGGGGGCGGGAGTAAGATTGGTTGTTGAAGCTGGCATTTAG
- the ftsH_1 gene encoding ATP-dependent zinc metalloprotease FtsH: protein MFNKAKFKIWWNENWLKFVLWTLGLICLVAMVYGAYVFLFQLESFQKQTLVASFPIYMITAVISTMVYIFGLSYMMGNRFTKNTTQKLNVEFLKINFSDVIGLEEAKREALEVVSLIRDRALVKRIGGKIVKGILMQGPPGCGKTLLAKAIAAESGMPFLSISGSEFVEVFVGVGASRVRGLMKKARLLAQAHGSCIVFIDELDVIGRARTFNAFGGSEETNSTQNELLVQMDGVQSDSDNIIFIGATNAAEGVLDPALLRPGRFDRKIYVGKPHLKEREDIFRYYLGKVTADPTLDLKKLAQRTVGKSPAEIEAAVKESALIAARDKREMVIFKDLSQAFERIDLGIAHRLPMTKKEKETVAFHEAGHLVTVYNQHPSHDVFKATILHRGGALGHVLPVPREEQYTQNKDELLANINVSLAGYISEKIKYGQTSTGASSDFANALHHAQSMVWQYGMGGSGIIGNFAITQNNQAIHSTLSESFKKQLNDETLIILKACEKETEAFLRKEWSMVEIFANLLIEKEELNYDEIEEVFAAHGKARPAPLPNT from the coding sequence ATGTTTAATAAGGCCAAATTTAAAATTTGGTGGAATGAGAATTGGCTCAAGTTCGTGTTATGGACGCTGGGGTTGATTTGTTTGGTCGCCATGGTTTATGGGGCCTATGTGTTCTTATTCCAGTTGGAATCCTTCCAGAAACAAACGCTGGTGGCATCATTTCCTATTTACATGATCACAGCCGTTATCTCGACGATGGTCTACATTTTCGGTTTAAGTTACATGATGGGCAACCGATTCACAAAAAATACAACCCAAAAGCTCAATGTTGAATTTTTGAAGATCAATTTTTCCGACGTGATTGGTCTCGAAGAAGCCAAACGAGAGGCGTTGGAAGTGGTTTCACTCATTCGCGACAGGGCTCTGGTTAAGCGGATCGGTGGGAAAATCGTGAAAGGGATCCTCATGCAAGGCCCTCCGGGGTGTGGCAAAACATTATTGGCCAAGGCCATTGCTGCGGAATCGGGTATGCCCTTCCTTTCCATATCAGGAAGTGAATTCGTCGAAGTTTTTGTGGGTGTGGGGGCTTCAAGGGTTCGGGGACTCATGAAAAAAGCTCGTCTTTTGGCACAGGCCCACGGGTCCTGTATTGTTTTTATTGATGAGTTGGATGTGATTGGCCGCGCGCGGACCTTTAACGCTTTTGGCGGTTCTGAAGAAACCAATTCCACCCAAAATGAATTGTTGGTTCAAATGGACGGGGTTCAATCTGACTCCGACAACATTATTTTTATTGGAGCAACGAACGCCGCTGAAGGCGTATTGGACCCCGCCTTGTTGCGGCCCGGCCGCTTTGATCGAAAAATTTACGTTGGAAAACCGCACTTAAAAGAACGAGAGGATATTTTTAGATATTACCTTGGAAAAGTGACCGCGGACCCCACCCTTGACTTGAAAAAATTGGCCCAACGAACAGTCGGAAAATCTCCGGCGGAGATAGAGGCTGCCGTAAAAGAATCGGCTTTGATTGCGGCCAGAGACAAACGCGAAATGGTGATATTTAAGGATCTTTCTCAAGCTTTTGAACGCATTGATTTGGGTATAGCCCACCGTTTGCCCATGACCAAAAAAGAAAAAGAAACAGTGGCCTTTCACGAAGCGGGTCACCTGGTGACGGTCTACAACCAACATCCCTCGCATGATGTGTTTAAGGCCACCATTCTCCATCGCGGTGGGGCCTTGGGGCATGTGCTTCCGGTTCCTCGAGAAGAACAGTACACCCAAAATAAAGATGAACTTTTGGCCAATATCAACGTGTCTCTGGCCGGGTATATTTCAGAGAAAATTAAATATGGGCAAACAAGCACGGGCGCATCAAGCGATTTCGCGAACGCGCTTCACCACGCTCAATCCATGGTGTGGCAATATGGAATGGGCGGCAGCGGTATCATTGGAAATTTCGCCATCACCCAAAACAATCAAGCCATTCATTCGACGCTCTCTGAATCATTTAAAAAACAATTAAATGATGAGACCCTGATTATTCTCAAAGCTTGTGAAAAAGAGACAGAGGCTTTCTTGAGAAAGGAGTGGTCAATGGTTGAAATTTTTGCGAATCTCCTCATCGAAAAAGAAGAACTGAATTACGATGAAATAGAGGAAGTATTCGCGGCTCATGGAAAGGCCCGTCCGGCGCCCCTGCCCAATACTTAA
- the mdtA_1 gene encoding Multidrug resistance protein MdtA: protein MSDSHSKEERSSSGKPAEFSFPPLHEEDVSASPSSGSRSETENSSPSAPQGKTPLLKKEKIKEWMIKNKTTALVVAFVVIALGMWGIKKMRGGGGVIDPIEGGVPIEQLDEIPVNAIEAKLGRFQDDIKAVGTIKGEAEIELRFQVDGRIEELNVTPGRKVRRGEIIGRLNERDAMLKVQRAKNELEQTEKLYQLGGVSRTKLDEARLNLDVAQSELDKTRLTATRDGIVGEREADVGEFVTPQRKVSTLVSIKNVVVKVGIIEKQVDKVSPGQKILVSVDAYPGNIFEGTIESISPIIGGEGKTFEITAKIPNADSLLLPGMFARTRVITYEADDAISVPSDALIKSQTGFQLFVVNKDNVAEARDVQIGYSSTENTQVTAGIAPGEIVIIQKPPELKAGSKVKIIEVQR, encoded by the coding sequence ATGTCAGATTCCCATTCAAAAGAAGAACGCTCCTCTAGCGGGAAGCCCGCTGAATTTTCATTCCCTCCTTTACATGAGGAGGACGTTTCTGCATCCCCATCCTCTGGGTCCCGGTCCGAGACCGAAAATTCGAGTCCCTCTGCCCCGCAAGGAAAGACCCCCTTATTAAAAAAAGAAAAAATTAAAGAATGGATGATCAAAAATAAAACCACAGCCTTGGTGGTTGCCTTTGTCGTCATCGCGTTGGGAATGTGGGGCATCAAGAAAATGAGAGGGGGAGGGGGCGTTATTGACCCCATTGAAGGCGGGGTTCCAATCGAACAATTGGATGAAATTCCCGTCAATGCCATCGAGGCCAAGCTGGGCCGGTTTCAAGATGACATAAAGGCCGTTGGAACGATCAAGGGAGAGGCGGAAATCGAGCTGAGGTTTCAGGTGGACGGTCGGATTGAAGAATTAAACGTGACGCCCGGACGAAAGGTTCGACGGGGCGAAATTATTGGGCGGCTCAACGAACGCGATGCCATGCTTAAAGTGCAACGGGCCAAAAACGAACTTGAACAAACCGAAAAACTTTATCAGTTGGGCGGGGTTTCTCGAACGAAATTGGATGAAGCTCGTCTCAATTTGGATGTGGCTCAAAGTGAACTTGATAAAACACGGCTCACCGCCACCCGAGATGGGATTGTCGGGGAAAGGGAAGCCGATGTGGGCGAATTTGTAACGCCCCAGCGAAAAGTTTCTACGTTGGTGTCCATTAAAAATGTGGTGGTTAAAGTGGGAATCATTGAAAAACAGGTTGACAAGGTTTCTCCGGGACAAAAAATCCTTGTGAGCGTTGATGCCTATCCGGGAAATATTTTTGAGGGAACCATTGAAAGTATTTCGCCCATTATCGGAGGGGAAGGGAAAACGTTTGAAATCACGGCCAAAATTCCCAACGCGGACAGCTTGCTTTTGCCGGGGATGTTCGCGCGGACTCGGGTGATCACCTATGAAGCGGATGATGCCATCAGTGTTCCCAGTGACGCGTTGATTAAATCTCAAACAGGCTTTCAGCTTTTTGTGGTCAACAAAGACAATGTCGCTGAAGCCAGAGATGTACAAATCGGTTATTCATCAACGGAAAATACGCAAGTGACAGCGGGTATTGCTCCTGGTGAAATTGTGATTATTCAAAAGCCGCCCGAATTAAAAGCGGGTTCCAAAGTAAAAATTATCGAGGTACAAAGATAA
- the petB gene encoding Cytochrome b6, translating to MFNKIDPKKIFEDLTNTQVWRSMFRGGTWKNTSRDRAQHILGNVWLHLHPARIRRRAVKFTYTWGLGGLSFFLFLILTVTGIVLMFYYRPSPELAYRDMKDLEFVVSLGQFMRNMHRWSAHAMVLFVILHMVRVFLTGSYKTPREFNWGVGVVLLVLTLFLSFTGYLLPWDQLAIWAVTVGTNMASATPFVGAEGPFASLLGVGLKNDARFGLLGGTTVGSATLVRFYVLHCIAVPFITGIFLIIHFWRIRKDGFSAAPIENEPPQQKVEVWPNLIVREYIGAILMLIFLVGWSLLQNAPLEGIADPNVTPNPSKAPWYFLGLQELLVYFDPWLAGVVIPTIIMIGLMAIPYLDPDANRGVGFYSFKERPFANTVFLLGLFAWFVLIIIGTFMRGPNWQWYWPWESWLTHKPPPPPTTVMPLAVGGGLIGLYFTLGMVLPLLIKYQFNVPSTVKKILAGSILLALIIGVLPSFSFIKGAWVGFAVALYTIMGILLPSHYLKNISRVRYVVCMALLLMMIGVFLKVALHLGFNVKYIVSVPQVSFNI from the coding sequence ATGTTTAACAAAATTGACCCCAAGAAAATATTTGAAGATTTAACAAACACGCAAGTGTGGCGGTCTATGTTTCGTGGTGGGACATGGAAAAACACATCTCGCGATAGAGCGCAGCACATTTTGGGCAATGTATGGCTGCATCTTCATCCGGCCCGCATCCGGCGCCGCGCAGTAAAATTCACCTACACATGGGGATTGGGCGGGTTGTCATTTTTTCTCTTCCTTATTTTAACCGTCACCGGAATTGTTTTGATGTTTTACTACCGACCTTCGCCTGAATTGGCTTATCGAGACATGAAAGATTTGGAGTTTGTGGTTTCTTTGGGACAATTTATGAGGAACATGCACCGATGGTCCGCCCATGCCATGGTCCTTTTTGTCATTCTGCACATGGTGCGCGTTTTCTTAACTGGGTCCTATAAGACTCCTCGGGAATTTAATTGGGGGGTGGGAGTGGTTTTGTTGGTTCTGACGCTTTTCCTCTCTTTTACAGGGTATCTTCTGCCTTGGGACCAATTGGCCATTTGGGCGGTCACTGTTGGAACAAACATGGCGAGTGCCACTCCGTTTGTTGGGGCCGAAGGACCCTTTGCCAGTCTTTTGGGTGTTGGATTAAAAAATGACGCTCGATTTGGTCTTTTGGGCGGCACAACAGTCGGTTCGGCCACGTTGGTACGATTTTACGTTCTTCATTGCATCGCGGTTCCATTCATCACGGGTATTTTCTTAATCATTCATTTCTGGCGTATTCGGAAAGACGGTTTTTCAGCCGCCCCCATTGAAAATGAACCTCCCCAACAAAAAGTTGAAGTCTGGCCCAACTTAATCGTTCGAGAATACATTGGGGCCATATTGATGCTGATATTTTTGGTGGGGTGGTCCTTGCTTCAAAATGCCCCGCTGGAAGGAATCGCGGACCCCAATGTCACTCCCAATCCCTCCAAGGCCCCTTGGTACTTTTTGGGGCTTCAAGAATTGCTTGTCTACTTTGATCCTTGGCTGGCCGGGGTGGTCATTCCCACCATCATAATGATTGGATTAATGGCCATTCCTTACTTGGATCCCGATGCCAATCGTGGTGTGGGATTTTATTCTTTTAAAGAAAGACCCTTTGCGAACACAGTATTTTTGTTGGGTCTTTTTGCTTGGTTCGTATTGATCATTATTGGCACTTTTATGCGAGGGCCCAATTGGCAATGGTATTGGCCATGGGAAAGTTGGCTGACGCATAAACCGCCGCCTCCTCCAACAACAGTGATGCCGTTGGCGGTGGGTGGGGGACTCATTGGCCTCTATTTCACATTGGGAATGGTGTTGCCGTTATTGATCAAATATCAATTCAATGTGCCGTCGACGGTTAAAAAAATCTTGGCCGGATCCATTCTCTTGGCGCTTATCATTGGGGTGTTGCCTTCGTTTTCTTTCATCAAAGGAGCATGGGTTGGTTTTGCGGTGGCCCTCTATACCATCATGGGCATATTGCTTCCTTCTCATTACTTAAAAAATATCAGTCGTGTTCGTTACGTGGTGTGCATGGCGCTTTTATTGATGATGATTGGAGTTTTCCTTAAAGTGGCTCTCCACCTGGGTTTCAATGTGAAATATATCGTGTCTGTGCCACAAGTTAGCTTTAACATTTAA
- the fixX gene encoding Ferredoxin-like protein FixX has product MGVNVDEKLGLLTYKADHSNAHIKIKDESPCLNDCKDKTCTFVCPAKVYSWEESQKKIIVSYENCIECGACRMLCPFDNIACDWPRGGFGVQYKMG; this is encoded by the coding sequence ATGGGAGTGAATGTCGACGAAAAATTAGGGCTTCTGACCTATAAAGCGGATCACTCAAATGCCCATATTAAAATCAAGGACGAAAGCCCTTGTTTGAACGATTGCAAAGATAAAACCTGTACATTTGTTTGCCCCGCCAAGGTGTACAGTTGGGAAGAATCTCAGAAAAAGATCATTGTTTCTTATGAAAATTGCATCGAATGCGGCGCATGCCGCATGTTGTGTCCTTTCGACAACATTGCCTGTGATTGGCCCCGGGGCGGGTTCGGGGTCCAATATAAAATGGGGTAA
- the petC gene encoding Cytochrome b6-f complex iron-sulfur subunit — MSDTTEPSALNQPEITRRTFLFWGWGAFLAFLASSVGSVLRFFLPNVLYEPSQKFRAGKVLDYPLGVTIDKANRVWIIRDSKGLYGMWARCTHLGCTPNWFPAEARFRCPCHGSNFSAEGDVIAGPAPKPLWRVQVTQTPQGDLLVDKAVMENRPGFRDKAPFFINV, encoded by the coding sequence ATGTCAGATACCACCGAGCCCTCCGCCCTTAACCAACCAGAAATAACAAGACGAACATTTTTGTTTTGGGGATGGGGAGCCTTCCTTGCCTTTCTTGCTTCATCTGTAGGATCCGTTCTCCGTTTTTTCCTGCCCAATGTTCTCTATGAACCCTCTCAGAAATTTCGTGCGGGTAAGGTGCTGGATTATCCTTTGGGTGTCACAATCGATAAAGCCAACCGTGTTTGGATCATTCGAGATAGCAAAGGACTTTATGGGATGTGGGCCCGATGTACACATTTGGGTTGCACACCCAACTGGTTTCCGGCGGAGGCTCGCTTCCGCTGTCCTTGCCATGGATCCAATTTTTCGGCTGAAGGGGATGTGATTGCGGGACCAGCCCCCAAACCTCTTTGGCGGGTGCAAGTAACTCAAACACCTCAAGGTGATCTTCTGGTTGATAAAGCCGTTATGGAAAACCGTCCAGGCTTCCGTGACAAGGCTCCCTTCTTTATCAATGTTTAA
- the phoP_1 gene encoding Alkaline phosphatase synthesis transcriptional regulatory protein PhoP, whose product MDDEVQICQLVKDILEENGYTATTAHTTDEAFQKIKVALPDLVLLDVRLPTIGGLEFCRQIKQDVKTRKLPVIMLTVQDTETDKVIGLEVGADDYLTKPFGNRELLARIKAVFRRVEMGRSDETAVLKIGPMEIDLDMHEVKYKGKDLMLTPKEFELLVALAKNKNKALRREALMSAVWGYDYPGTLGTIDVHIRHLRKKLGEAGRYIKTLIGVGYRLDEKL is encoded by the coding sequence GTGGATGACGAAGTTCAAATATGCCAGCTCGTCAAAGACATCCTTGAAGAAAATGGTTACACCGCCACCACGGCGCATACCACCGATGAAGCCTTCCAGAAAATTAAAGTCGCCCTTCCTGATTTAGTCTTATTGGATGTTCGTTTGCCCACCATTGGAGGACTTGAGTTTTGTAGACAGATTAAGCAAGACGTTAAAACCAGGAAACTTCCCGTCATTATGCTCACTGTTCAAGACACGGAAACCGATAAGGTCATTGGGCTTGAAGTGGGTGCTGATGATTATTTGACAAAACCTTTTGGAAATCGGGAACTTTTGGCGCGCATCAAGGCGGTTTTTCGCAGGGTGGAGATGGGCCGGTCAGATGAAACAGCCGTCTTGAAAATTGGCCCCATGGAAATCGATCTCGATATGCATGAGGTTAAGTACAAGGGAAAAGATTTGATGCTCACCCCCAAGGAGTTTGAACTCTTGGTGGCCTTGGCTAAAAATAAAAACAAGGCTCTGCGTCGGGAAGCCTTGATGTCAGCGGTGTGGGGATACGATTATCCCGGAACGCTTGGAACCATCGATGTTCACATTCGCCATTTGCGGAAAAAATTGGGTGAAGCCGGCCGGTACATCAAGACCTTGATTGGCGTAGGCTACCGACTGGATGAAAAACTCTAA
- the sasA_3 gene encoding Adaptive-response sensory-kinase SasA: protein MVVIFTGITTILTLRRFIRGEIENSQLAQFNNFLNACSDALYLGDNLAIQAASESLEKAIPELAYAVFVDDSRNGIQLGGIESVQRIKRLRPVCPERDRKGQLPLKFDASSGDSSWRHFCLPIQEVNLRGERVSGTVHLGFNLNMVNSKVDGFIERIWPHLLGGMLVALVLGLFMAFIIAKKITRPIAQLTEGAKAIGEGHWETRIPVESSDELGFLAHEFNLMSTKLKELDDLKDDFVSSVSHELRSPLSAISGYAELLRMKPLEEMAPEKREKALVIIQESTERLSHFINDILDLAKIKSGQIEVTRKPFSIKATVEEVVRLFQPLIEKKNIQCFVDISEAIPMIQADGEKIRQVITNLISNALKFTPSQGKIRIIAKNQTDSIHVLVEDSGVGIPEDQQEIVFEKFRQVKGQAAALVSQKGTGLGLAIAKGNIEAHGGKIWIESDIGKGTKVHFTLPMTGVEQWPKNES, encoded by the coding sequence GTGGTGGTGATTTTCACGGGCATTACCACCATCCTCACCTTACGACGTTTCATTCGCGGCGAGATTGAGAATTCTCAATTGGCCCAATTCAATAACTTCCTGAACGCTTGTTCAGACGCGCTTTATCTCGGAGATAACTTGGCTATTCAAGCCGCCAGCGAATCACTCGAAAAAGCAATTCCTGAACTCGCTTATGCGGTGTTCGTTGACGATTCGCGAAACGGTATTCAATTGGGGGGCATCGAAAGTGTGCAAAGGATCAAACGGCTTCGTCCTGTTTGTCCCGAGAGAGACCGAAAAGGGCAATTACCTTTGAAATTTGATGCCTCCAGCGGTGATTCCAGCTGGAGACATTTTTGTTTGCCCATTCAAGAAGTCAACCTCCGCGGGGAAAGAGTCAGCGGAACGGTCCACTTGGGTTTTAACCTCAATATGGTGAATTCGAAAGTGGATGGCTTTATTGAACGCATTTGGCCCCATTTATTAGGCGGTATGTTGGTGGCGCTTGTGTTGGGGTTGTTCATGGCTTTTATAATTGCCAAGAAAATTACCCGGCCCATTGCCCAGTTAACGGAAGGCGCCAAAGCCATTGGAGAGGGGCATTGGGAAACTCGAATTCCAGTTGAAAGCTCAGATGAGTTGGGGTTTCTGGCCCATGAATTCAATCTCATGTCCACCAAATTGAAGGAGCTTGATGATCTCAAAGATGATTTCGTGTCCAGTGTGTCCCACGAATTGAGGTCGCCTCTGTCGGCGATCTCGGGGTATGCGGAGTTGCTTCGCATGAAACCGCTTGAAGAAATGGCGCCGGAAAAAAGAGAGAAAGCGCTCGTTATCATCCAGGAAAGCACTGAACGCTTGTCCCACTTTATTAACGATATTTTGGATTTAGCCAAAATTAAGTCGGGTCAAATTGAAGTGACCCGAAAACCTTTTTCAATCAAAGCCACGGTTGAAGAAGTGGTGCGGTTGTTTCAACCCTTAATTGAGAAAAAGAATATTCAATGTTTTGTGGATATCTCCGAAGCGATTCCAATGATCCAGGCTGATGGCGAAAAAATTCGGCAGGTCATTACAAATCTTATTTCTAACGCCTTGAAATTTACGCCATCTCAAGGCAAAATCAGAATAATTGCTAAAAATCAGACCGATTCCATACATGTGTTGGTGGAGGACTCTGGTGTAGGAATTCCGGAAGATCAGCAGGAAATTGTTTTTGAAAAGTTTCGCCAAGTGAAAGGTCAGGCCGCCGCCCTTGTTTCACAGAAGGGGACAGGATTGGGCCTCGCGATTGCAAAAGGAAACATCGAGGCGCATGGCGGAAAAATTTGGATTGAGTCGGACATAGGGAAAGGAACGAAGGTTCACTTTACGCTTCCCATGACAGGAGTAGAACAGTGGCCAAAAAACGAATCTTGA
- the rbn gene encoding Ribonuclease BN, giving the protein MPKRSLILLLFIFCCSFVGAVEPSGIQVHVLDVGYGSAVHIKTSRNSYLIDCGPKEATSQILKHLRKLHVRHIEAVFISHLHPDHVGGLNSILEKFSVNHVYWNGRFIDQKDSLKNLQSQFHKTSFLEINHRSTFEDPNQVTFTLLPSDLLTQDPNETSMVVVVQGFGGGLLFPGDAGPLRQKELAEKNTDHLKTLTWMLWPHHGDQLDNSFLTALPNLKDVVISVGPNPYGLPAMDLEKFNRDTGIRVHRTDQQGSLQFSLHSPEIK; this is encoded by the coding sequence GTGCCAAAACGATCCCTTATTCTCCTCCTCTTCATTTTCTGTTGTTCTTTCGTTGGGGCCGTCGAACCATCAGGAATCCAAGTTCATGTTCTTGACGTTGGATACGGATCGGCGGTACATATAAAAACCTCGCGAAATAGCTACCTGATTGACTGCGGACCCAAAGAGGCCACCTCACAAATTTTAAAACACCTCCGCAAGTTACACGTTCGTCATATCGAGGCTGTTTTTATCAGCCACCTCCATCCTGACCATGTGGGGGGCTTAAATTCCATTCTCGAAAAATTCTCTGTGAACCATGTTTATTGGAATGGAAGGTTTATCGATCAAAAGGATTCTCTTAAAAATCTCCAGAGCCAATTTCACAAAACCTCTTTTCTAGAGATTAATCATCGCTCGACTTTCGAAGATCCAAATCAAGTGACATTCACGCTCCTCCCTTCGGACCTCCTGACCCAAGATCCCAATGAAACGTCGATGGTGGTTGTCGTTCAGGGATTCGGAGGTGGCCTGTTATTCCCAGGAGATGCGGGTCCTTTACGGCAAAAAGAACTGGCCGAGAAAAACACCGATCACCTCAAGACCCTCACCTGGATGTTGTGGCCACACCATGGAGATCAGTTGGACAATTCATTCCTAACCGCACTCCCCAATTTAAAAGATGTTGTTATCTCCGTCGGACCCAATCCCTATGGTCTCCCCGCGATGGATTTGGAAAAGTTCAATCGAGATACCGGCATTCGGGTCCACCGAACTGACCAGCAAGGTTCACTCCAATTCTCACTGCACTCTCCCGAAATTAAATGA